ACACTGATGAAAGCGGTATTCTTGCCGCGGCGCAGGAGGGTCGGCTTGATCTTGATATCGCCGCCCACCGGCCCGACAAAGGCAACTTGAGCCGACCGGATCGGGAGATCATCGATCAGACCAAGAGCGGCCTGGAAGGAAAGCGCCGCGGTCAAACCGCCATAGGTCGTCCGCCCCTGCATCCAGTCTTCCGGGACATGCGCGTCGATGCTCTGATCGCTATTGCGTTTCAGGCTGGCGAGGAGCTCTGTATAGGTCGTCATATTGCAGTCCTTGGCGGATCGGGTCGCAGATGAGATAGGCCGCCCTATCCTCAGATCCAAGCGTCACGCCACGTCAGCGCGTGCCAAAGCGCCCCCACCAGGCGGCAGGGGCGCTTGTTTCACACAGAGGTCGGCTTAGTGCTGGCTCTCAGGCGTTGTGACGCGCAGACCATCAAGGTCATCGCTGACCGTGATCTGACAGGACAAACGCGAGTTGTCCTGAACGTTTTCAGCAAAATCGAGCATGGATTGTTCCATGTCTTCTGGCGTGCCGACTTTGTCCATGAAGGCTGCATCGACATAGACGTGGCAGGTGGCGCAAGCACAAGCGCCGCCGCAGTCAGCATCAATCCCAGGGATTGAATTCTTGATCGCTGTTTCCATCACGCTTTCGCCGTTCGTGGCCTCAATCGCACGTTCTGTGCCCTCGTGATCGACATAGATAATTTTTGCCATAGGTCTGACGTCTCCTTATACGGCCGCAGCCGCGATCTCTTTCATGGATTGGGATGTATCGCTTAATGTTTCAGGTGCAAGCTGCGCACCTGTCATTATCAGTTTCTTGGACGCCAGGAATTCCGGCGGGCTGTTGATCGCATCTACCGCGATCAGCTTGCCATTTAGCAAATAGAAGACCGCGAATTTGCGCGCATCGATATCGCCGCGAACCACGGTTTCATCATAACCCTGACTCAGCCCCGCAATCTGTAATTTGAGGTCATACTGATCGGACCAGAACCAGGGACAGTCTTCCGGTGGTCGCGGCTTGCCCATAATCGCCGCCGCGGCGAGCTTGCCCTGTTCGATGGCGTTATGGACGCTCTCCAGACGCCCCTGGCGACCATAGTGGACCAGCGGGCGTGCGGCGCAGTCACCGGCAGCGAAAACTCTCGGATCATTGGTCCGCGCATCGCGATCCGTGAGAATGCCGTTTGAGCAGGCGATGCCCGCCTCTTCCGCGAGCTCGACATTGGGCAGGATCCCGATGCCGACCAGAACGATATCGGCTGGCAGCTCGGTCCCGTCTGCCAGAATGGCCGTTGTGACCTTGCCATCTGCGCCGCCAAGTGAAGACAGGCGTGCCCCCGTACGAACGCTGGCGCCCTGGCGCGTGTGCTCGGCCTCAAAAAATTCACTCATGATCGGGCTCGTCACCCGCGCGAGGACGCGTTCTTCCATTTCCAGGACGGTCACGTCGAGATCCATTTGGCGCGCCACGGCCGCCGCTTCGAGGCCAATATAGCCCGCTCCGACAATCACCAGCTTCTGTCCGGCAATCATGCGCGGGCGGATCCGCTCGACATCGGCAAG
This DNA window, taken from Hyphomonas sp. Mor2, encodes the following:
- a CDS encoding FAD-dependent oxidoreductase translates to MDLSTSKRIVIVGGGQAAAQACASLRLYGYEGDITLIGEEAALPYQRPPLSKAYMKGELAEERLYFKPEAWYQDQNIDTVLSVRATKIDRSAQTVAFEHDGTVSYDALILATGSRPRALPVDGADLDGVFDLRDLADVERIRPRMIAGQKLVIVGAGYIGLEAAAVARQMDLDVTVLEMEERVLARVTSPIMSEFFEAEHTRQGASVRTGARLSSLGGADGKVTTAILADGTELPADIVLVGIGILPNVELAEEAGIACSNGILTDRDARTNDPRVFAAGDCAARPLVHYGRQGRLESVHNAIEQGKLAAAAIMGKPRPPEDCPWFWSDQYDLKLQIAGLSQGYDETVVRGDIDARKFAVFYLLNGKLIAVDAINSPPEFLASKKLIMTGAQLAPETLSDTSQSMKEIAAAAV
- a CDS encoding 2Fe-2S iron-sulfur cluster-binding protein — translated: MAKIIYVDHEGTERAIEATNGESVMETAIKNSIPGIDADCGGACACATCHVYVDAAFMDKVGTPEDMEQSMLDFAENVQDNSRLSCQITVSDDLDGLRVTTPESQH